A window of Solanum stenotomum isolate F172 chromosome 9, ASM1918654v1, whole genome shotgun sequence genomic DNA:
ctctctaacaacttaatttttagatgagatggtcacacacttcagcATCAATGCTAtatatactcttttttttttttttgagaaggtaacagTGCTATATATACTCTTGAATACAATAAAATAGTTTCGGTACTCTTGAATACCTTACCAGTCCCAAATAGATATTTTTTCTGCATTTCAAATGTTTCCATGAGTATTTTCTATGAACCTCGATAGAGTTAAGTTGCGCGGACTTCACTTTTGATGCTGCActcgtgttggattctccaatacttttggagaatccgacatgCACCTGTTGACATTCTTGatgagtccgagcaacatagctaaTTAGCAACAGGCATTAGGATGCTTGATTGTGATTTTAGTTGTTATTTCTGTGTACATGGTAGTCGTTGAAGTGAATCTTTGCTTATGTCCAATTATTTGTGACGATGTTTTGCATGAGGCCGCCTACCTTAGAGTTGGTTGAATACAATCCAACCATTCAATTTGCATGCTTCACTTGAACAAAATGGGGCAAGGTCTTGTTTGGATACTGTATTTATTTGCATTTATTTCTGTGTTTTCATTCCCATATTCGTGATGCATGGTTGATCCTAGCCTTATCATCTGAAGCAGCCCAATTTTCATATGAATCATGTTATGGGCACAAAAATACCAAGAAGACGCAGGAAATTTCACTACTTCCTTTTTCCTAATCGAATCCTTATTGTTCCTGTAATAAGATAATATTACGAATTTCAAGGACTATGTTAACACTGATGTTGCTTTTGGTTTGACAGATAAGGAAGCTATGTTTTCAGGGAACTTCTTGTTCACCTCATTGGGCAGCACAACAGCTGGTACAGTGTAACGACTAACGATGAGAGAGATGAAAACCAAACATACTCATCAAGCGCACCAAAATGCATGGAGAGATCCAGGCCTTCTGTCAATGATATTATAGAAGAAATTGCTGATTGTTTAATTAAGCAAGAGATGTGACGTCCACTATTATCCATCTTTGGTTAACTTGGTATAATCTGAAGCCGCTGGTTTTTTGTTCCCCAGCATGAAACTTGGATAAAAATATCTTACTGTCATTTGTTAATTGCTTCGATTTTAAATCATAcaaagtaatatagattctaAATAGTCCTAAACTTGTGAGCAGTCTAAACTTAATAAATTATTCTTGTTAAGACAATGTTTTTTTTCCGTATTCTCATCACATGATGAtgactaaacaaaaaaaatttaaaaaaatcacatacTTTGAATAGTTCAAATCTATtctttagaaaatatatatactttttactTATAAGTactcaatatatttattttttaaattatttataaacttatttttagtaaaaagaTTGGGCCTATATGTTGGGGGACTAAAGTCATTGCCTTGCTCCACGCAAGAGACGGCACAGCCACAAATGTGTACAATTCAACACCCCCAACCCCTTTTTCCATGACCAAGCCTACTAATTGAAGcgtgaataaaataataataatatgaaatttcTTACTAATATGATTCATACAATTGACATTAACTGTATGTAATTTCTTTTTgagagattaaaaaaattgatccacATCTTATActtttgaattcataaatttcaagttcatttTGTTATCTCACAAAAagaaatttcatataattagTATCACTGGTGTACCTAATAAGTTTTTTGAGGAGGATCAACATCCGCCAAAAAAAATAAGGTGAATTTGACTTTGAATACCATGATAACAATAATGTTAAAgtaaaaagtctcacattggtggttaatgagatgagtAGACTCCTTATAAGACTTGACAATCTTCCttcctttgagctagcttttagAGTGTGAGTTAGACCAAACATCTAATttaatatggtatcagagcaggtccATCTCACCCAATTCCGGGGcccaaaaaatcaaaaatcgcCCACACACTAAATGCTAAGTACTGGGTTGAGCATAAAAGGTCTCACATTGGTGTGCAGTTAATGAGATGAGTGGATTCCTTATAAGACTTGATCAATTCTTTGACCTAACTTTTGAGGTGTAAAGTTAGGCCTAAAacctaatttaacaaaataagaCTCAATTCaactgaaaataaataattcataaagtaaaaattgttcaaaataatgtAGTGTCCAAAGTAATGTGctttctttgtttcaatttatatgatgtaAATTTacgaaatataataatattttaataataaaaatatatcttacAAACTTTTTACCAAATCCCATATAAATTAGGAGTGTGAGTGAGTATTAAAAATTATCATTACCCTCCCCAATGCGGACACAATTTAATGGTAGCAGATCGATTTGGAAATTTTTATTGGTTAGATTATAtgcaataatattcttttccttttaccACGTGGTAAAGGAAACGCACGAATCACGATACTTAGAAAAGGAAATACTATAAACTTGATATTATGTTAACATCCCATAGCCAATGAAGCAATCCCATTAGCCTTACCAATCCACCTACCCTTGCTTCTCTCACCACAATATcctgtatatatatactatataagtATTCtttattcaagtatttcattGACTCCATTACTTCGCTAACAAGTTTATAACGAAATTTGAAGAATTTTACTGCATACCCACAATGAGAATTTTGTGGATTTTCGTTTTCTTGATGTTGTTGACTGTTGCAATTGGAAGTGAAAATCTTAACTCTCATGTGTTTTCGAGGCCATTGATTATTGAGTATcctgaaaataatgaaaaccAATTGAAGTGTACGAGTTGGAGGTTTGCTGTTGAAACGAATAATTTAAGTCCATGGAAGACGATTCCAGAGGAATGTGCTGATTATGTGAGGGAATATGTTGTGGGTCCGGGTTATAAAAATGACATTGATAGGGTTTCGAATGAGGCGGGAGAATATGCGAAAAGTGTTGATTTGGGAGATGATGGAAGAGATGTGTGGGTTTTTGATGTTGACGAAACTTTGCTTTCTAATCTTCCGTACTATTCTGATCATGGTTATGGGTATGATTCTTCACtaattttctttgtatttttgttaaatttacTTCATTATTGCACTCTTAAACGCTGTAAAACTGTCTTGTTGGGTAACGCCAATATTGGGGTGGGTGGCCCGGGGTTAAGAGCCATAATTGAACATGACTCTTGTTTGTTCGGCTTAGTTAAAGAAATAAAGGCTATAGCTTTTGGCATAAGCGCCTAATCCTAACATGTCTAGTAATGAAATGTCCCCGTTGAGTCTGTCCAATAAGGTTTTGGCCTAATTCACACCCCAAAAGATAAGCGGAGGAAGATTGCCCAAACCATGTAAGGAGCCTCATCGCCCCCTCGAGTCCAGATCGAGACATTCTTTATCTGGGGTTTCACTGTTTGATTTGGTGTGCAACTGTCTGGATCCTGAGGACACATTGGATTGGGTGTGGATTTGATACCACTGATAGGAAAAACAGATTAgagaagaaaagtaaaaatagagTAGACAAAGAGGTGGTGAACGAGAAAAGAAATTGCTTGACTAATTTCAACTATGCTGCAACTGTAGTAGTTTTTTATAAGCAAAAACATAGACAAACTAAAGCTAAAAATTTAGCAATTACCCCACAATGTTTTCTCCTATAGACTAGATAACGAACCACATTAAACTACAGTTTCTAAAGACTAGGAAAAATCTAATCATAGTCTTAATCCATTATGAAAAAGGAGATAGATTGAGCATCATTTTTGCTAATTTCCATTTTGAAGGGgattttctctattttacttgGAATTATGGTTCTGCTTTGAATTTCATTTTAGGCATCTATGTGTAGTAGTAAGCTAATGGTGATTTGTGTTGATCTCAATATTGTAGATTGGAGGTTTTTGATAGTGTGGAATTTGATAAATGGGTTGAGAAGGGAACGGCACCAGCCTTAGGGTCCAGTTTGAAgctttatcaagaagttctgaGTTTGGGATTCAAAGTTTTCTTGCTGACTGGGCGCAGCAAAAGACACAGAAGTGTTACAGTGGAGAATTTGATGAACGCTGGATTCCACGATTGGCACAAGCTCATTCTTAGGTGAGTAAATGAGTATGGTTTTATGAATAAAGTTTGTTGATTTCATTCTTGgtgataaaaatggaaaacataTATGAGATATGAAACATTTCAGAATGAAATTTGTCTAAATGTATGTCCGAGTATGCTGCTCGCTTACTTGTATGTGCATATATTTGCTGCAAAACCATACTTCATTCAGTAGTTGCCAATGTTTTTCAATGTGTTTCCCCAATCACAATGTGATTTCACATTGATGAACATTGGCAAGTAGATGTAGTTGATGCATTTTCATGTTGAATTGAACTTTCCTGTACAGATTGTTTTtgtaaagttcatttttttaatttgctcGGGCACATTTTACTTATCTCACCTACCCATGACATGATCTGAGCCAGATGATGATTTATTAGTGTTGGCAGAGCATTATTCTTTATCGTTTTCTTCTTGCTTAAGAATAACACATGATCAACTCCTTTTGTCTGGATCCATAGTTTTGTACAGAATGGAGGTTGAATATGTGGGATATACATTATTATTGATGCTTAGTTATAGAATGGGACATGTAACTCAGAGAAGGGAATGTTTGTGGACTCTGTAAATCTCCATGGTTGTGCTTAGTATTTGAGCACATCTCTTGTTTTTCCTAATCTGGACACAGATCCGTGCTAATGTAACTACTATATCATGCTGGGGAAAGACACAAGAACCCCTCAAACTATGACCGAATTCTCAACTACACGATTATTCTTTGTGGGGTCCTACTACCCCAGAACTATTTTAAAGTAGAATTATTGCCAATCTGAAAAGCCACAACCAGATGTGTGTTGTGTGGGTGAAATACACACACCTTACACGTgtattttaccacttaaaaaaaaaattgacacttGTTGTGCTTCCTTATGTTTCTTTTCCTTATCTATCTTCCAGTGTGTTCTAGAAAACTCGATCATAGTTTGAAGAGGGTACTTGTGCCTTTTTTCCCTAAATACCAAAGTGAAATTTTGACTAATGATTCTGATTCTATGCAGAGGGCCGGACGACCATGTCAAAACAGCAACAACCTTTAAATCAGAGAGACGAAATGAGATTGTAGAAGAAGGGTTCCGAATAGTGGGCAACTCAGGAGACCAATGGAGTGATCTGCTAGGTTCTTCTATGTCTAATCGCTCATTCAAGCTTCCAAATCCCATCTACTACATTCCCTAAAGTAGAACTTGTAACTAATAGGTTTGGTAGCCCATGTTGATGCAACATGccgatgatttttttttttcactggCTAATGGCTACCTTATAAATAATGTAACTGTAATTCTTGTAATCCCTTAAACTGGATTATTGATGATTCAATGAATGTATGCCATAGCAGCAACAATTGTGCATAACCACCATTTCCGTCTGTGACATCTCTCACTCActctctcttttgtttttaaaccactctttattgttttgtttagtCCCACTGCCGTATCATAGCAAAGTTATGAAGTTGGCGCGTTTCAGAAGTTTGCTGCTTAATTTACTATGTTCTTTTGCAGTAGTGGTAGTATTTGACAACTAAACTAAATTGCTTTTGATCCTACAAAATAATGAGGTATAAAACTGAATGATGGTGAATGGAATACCTTTGTCAGATAAGATCACTCAGTAAGACACAATATAGTGTGTAGCATCCAAATATATTTGGTATAAAACTGAACGTTGGTGAATGAAATACCTTTGTCAGATAAGATCACTCTGTAAGACATGTGTAGTATTTGTTGTGTATGAATGTAAAGGGCCACCATATTTATTGTTTGCACATACATAcacctatatatacatataggaAGGGACTAGTAACATTCTTGCAGTTGCATTCTTCTTGGATATATACCCAGAGCCAAAATACATGCCATGTATTTATTGTCATCAGATTTTGATCTCTTGGCTCTTGCACACGTTTGGAAATCGATCCTTCCCTGTAGGTCTCAATTTCACAGTGAAGAACACCACTCTCCAACTCATTGTTTTGTTAGTATAACCAACAACAAAAGAAGTAATAGCCTCCTTTTGTTTCCTTTTCGATGAAAAAAAATCTGGTCgattctcttgctcccttaacATCAACTCTTATCCCCATTGATGATGCtttatatttgtaaatattttcaagtatgCAAATTTTATAATAACTAATGGGATAATTAGGTGGCTTGAGAAACTAATAGAGTACCGAAAATAGATAATAAAccaattttttatgattttttaaatattgatatatatataaagaaaataaggacaaaaattaaacacttttttttaatttgattcttCATGCTGTGGACCTCAATACCTAATTGTTTTGGTATTTGGGAGTGCGCATATCTGTCTGTCTCTGTTGAGTGACAAATAATGCGATTAACATGTCACAATCTTCTTCTGCCTAATTCTTTCATTTCTCGCTTCCCAAGAGCTATAACTAGTAATCAAAAAAGCCGCAAGTGTGTTCCTTTACAAACATCCACTATCAGATTAGCAGTAAGAGCTCACTCTGTATCACCAACAACAATGGTCAAAGCCATTAGGGTTCATGAGCTTGGTGGCCCTGAGGTCTATTTCTTATcactctctctcttcttttaAATGCTAATGGTTTTTAATCTGGAGGATCATGATTACATTCTGCTGAAAAATGCtctaatttttgttttggtAAATTTTAACACATCTCCTACAGGCATTGAGATTACTTATACCCAAATTAGTGGAGGTGCCGAAAGCAGGCCCGGtcataagaaaaaatgaaaGGTTGCATGTACaatacattttatataattagaatTAAAGAGTATTAACTCTcaaagaagaagttacttttgTTATAGCTTAATACTACGGAGTTGCCTTCTATCTAGTTGAAATAATCCTTTCACCTCTTAAGGAAGATGTTGAAAAGAGTAGAAGGTCTCATTTCCACTTGAAAAGGCTTGTTTGGATAAGAACTGGGACACTTGATTGGCTTCCCTAAAACAGTGTGAAATCTTCATATCAGCACCATTGATACCTTTGATGATGTCTCTGATAATACCTTTGAGCTTGTGATAATTAGTGACCTTGTTATTGATCATGTCAGTAATCACTAAGGAGTCCAATTCCAGGTCATGAGTTTTGAATCTAGCCTGTTTGTACCAGTTAGCATCATACATAGTGACCATTATTGTTACTTTTACATTGAATGGGGACTGAAATGGGCATGATCAGGTTGTCAGAATCATTCCTCACCATGCCACCAATACCCGATATGTTATTTTGCTGGATGTAGCTTCCATCACCATCAGTGTTAACTTCAATCCTTCCAAGCATTGGTTTGGTCCAAGTATTGACACCTGATGACTGATCTGAATATTTCAATTCTCTGACAtagttgttcttttttttttgataaagtaacTTTGTATTCATATGAAAACAATCATCCAAATGTTAGTTACAATCCTCACTGGGCATTGCAAAAAAGAAACAGCCCTCAAAACACCTTgcatttctttccttccataAGGTCCACCAAATACAATCTGGAATTAGTTTCCACCGGTCTTCCTCAGAAATTCTTTTTCCAATTGTCTCCCATCTCCTCAGCAAATCAAAAGTGTTCTTAGGAATTGTCCAGCTTAACTCCAAGCATATGTAAGAACATGCTCCGCAGATTTACAATTGTTATGCAATGTAGGAACTAGGAAGAGGTGGTTGTTTACCTCTGCTTCCTTGTCACAAAGAAAACACCTTGAGCAAATCTGCAAACCTTTTCTCTGTAGTGCTTCATGGGTTAGGCAACCTCTTCTATGTCAATTCTTTGACATAGTTGAGTTCAGTTGCCTGAAAAATATCACAGCTAGGAAATGCCACTGATATGTCTGTCTTTATGTTCCATAGGTTATGCACTTCCATATTGGAAGTAACAAATCTTTTCTGGTTACCATATTCACAAGAAGTCCAGCTCCTCCAAATTTCCCAACAACATACCCACTGAAATCCCACCTCCTCCAAATTTCCCAACAACTACAAATAGGAACTATTTGTTGAATCAGTTTATGTATGTTATTGTTAGTCTTAACATCCCACCACATATTGAAAATTCTTTTTATAGAACAAGAGTGATGTCTAACTCCCAGAGGGTTACCAAAGAAGTTCCAAACATAACAAGCAGCCTCACCATCAATAAAAACATGATTCATTGTATCACAAGAAGGTGTAGCACAACAAAAGCATCTAGAGACTAATTGTTTATCAACATTATGGAGAATCCCATCGAAAGGTAAATTTTTAAGAATCAATCTCCAAGTAAGAAATGACATTTTAGAAGGAAAACATTTATGACATACCTTGTCAAGAGTGGTGTCCTTCTGCCTATGTTGTCTGATGATTTGCCATGATGAAGAGTTGGTGTAATGCAATGTTGGGTAACATCCCAGATGACAAAGTCATGACTTTCTTGATCTCCAATGGCAATGTTGTTAATATGTTGAGTCATGTAAGCTGGGAGCACCTCATGAAGCTTCTCCAAATTACGCTTACCCAGCATAAGGGAGTCCTGCGCTTGCGTACATAGAGTGCCTCAAAAGGTGGCATGCCTATATTCACCTGATAACTCTTGTTATAGGTGAACTCCACCTGCTTGCACCTCGATGTATTGTATATACATGTCAATTGTCATTGTCAATATAGTCACTGACATTAACCTCCAATGTTATCAATATACCAGGATAAAGGACTGCCAAAGCATCCTTCTCAGTCCAATTACCCCCCACATTCTGCAACAACCATCATTAATATTCCAAAGAATGTTTATTTCAGTGTCCTCCCTAGCTTTAATTAGAGATTTACATGCTTGAGAGTTTCCACTTGTCCATGCCTTGGACACTGAATGAACCCTATTGCAATATTTGGCCCTCGTGAAATCAGCCCATAAAGAAGGCTGAGTCCTGAACTTCCACCATCTTTTGATGGCTAAGGTGTTGGAGATTTCATTCATGTATCTGATAACAATACCACCCTCATCTTTAGGAACACATAAGTTATTCTAAGATCTCCAGGGATATTTTGCTTTGTTATCATTGGATCTGCTGTCACATTCATGTTCTTAAATTAGAAACTTAATTGATGgatctttcaattcttgggaCATAAAACTAAATTTTAGTGTGATAAATTCTATGTTCGCCTTTTTATGTGTTTAGAGGAAGCAGGAGAATAAATATTAATGACAAGGCCTTCTTTTTTAATTTGCATCCATAGAAATTTATCAACCAATTATTTACAACAAGGCTATTGTTTTGTAGGTCCTCAAATGGGAGGATGTTGAACTGGGAGACCCAAAAGATGGAGAGATCAGGGTGAAAAATAAGGCCATTGGCCTCAACTTCATTGACATATATTTCCGGAAAGGAGTTTACAAAGCTGCTGCATTTCCCTTTACACCAGGTGCTTTCAATCCCCCTTTGtcaattattttctcttcttctataTGTTTACGAACATTTTACGTATAATATGATCCTATTTTTAAAGAAGATTCTATTGGAACCCGCTGGTTTGAGGCATCCTGTAATTTGAATATCTTCTGCTGGTTATGATTAGCTTTGGAACTGCATCATATGCAAAAAGAAAAGCCTGCATCTGCTTCGGCATGAATATCTCCACCAAACATGGGATGCTCTATTGTTTGAAAGTTAAATGGGTTTTCTCCATGTGGAGGACTGGAGGTTTGCCCTATCTAGGAATCTCCAGATCTATGTTTAGTTTCAACACCATAAAGCTCATCGTTGATTACTATCTCCTACCACTCAAACCTAACTCGTTGTTATCCACTTTAAAACTAGTTTTTAAGTACTGAAAATCTGCCATTTAGCTATGATTCACAGGCAGTAAAGACTAAAGAGGTGAAGTAAATTAGATGCATAAAGATTCTGCTTTACCACAAGTCTGATCCATATACTTAtccaacaaaaaagaaagacaGGGGACCATGTACATCTCATCATCACAATCGACACTTAAATAGTGAGGTTCTTGTTTTGTCTAGAgaggatattttttttgtgtaccAAGTTATCAACTGTGTGTATTTGTACGGTTCAACCTCTTTTCTCATCTCTTCATGCTAGATTCTAAAATATGGAGTTACcaactttgtttttgttttgtttggggACAAACGATATCCAGTCAGGCCTATAGCTGGATCCTTTTTGATCTAGAGGCTGGCAGAACATGATAGAAGCATTTCATTTATAAGGTATCGAAGATCATAGAAGCATTATTTAGGTGGCATTCAGTTGGAATTGAAGCTAGAATTAAATTCTTTATGCCAGGTATGGAGGCTGTAGGGGTTGTAACAGCTGTTGGTCCCGGATTGACTGGGAGGAAAGTTGGTGATATTGTTGCATATGCTGGCGGTCCAATGGGTGCATATGCTGAGGAACAGATCCTTCCTGCTGATAAAGTTGTGCCTGTTCCTCCCTCAATTGACCCCATTGTTGTAGCATCCATACTTCTCAAGGGCATGACTGCTCAGTTCCTACTGCGCCGCTGCTTCAAAGTATGTACATCATAGTCTTACAGCAGCCGAGTTTcctctattctttttttttccatctgTTCCTTCATTAGTTAAAGTTGACATGCTTATATTACAAACTAGATGATTTAGATTATCTAGTGCGGA
This region includes:
- the LOC125876451 gene encoding acid phosphatase 1, producing MRILWIFVFLMLLTVAIGSENLNSHVFSRPLIIEYPENNENQLKCTSWRFAVETNNLSPWKTIPEECADYVREYVVGPGYKNDIDRVSNEAGEYAKSVDLGDDGRDVWVFDVDETLLSNLPYYSDHGYGLEVFDSVEFDKWVEKGTAPALGSSLKLYQEVLSLGFKVFLLTGRSKRHRSVTVENLMNAGFHDWHKLILRGPDDHVKTATTFKSERRNEIVEEGFRIVGNSGDQWSDLLGSSMSNRSFKLPNPIYYIP